The stretch of DNA CGACATCGGAGAGCACCGGGGGCGCCCGTTCTTCGTGATGGAGCTGCTGGCCGGCATCGACTTCCAGGCGCTGATCGAGGCGAGCCCGACCGGTCTGCCGGTCGCACGCGTGGTGGAGCTGACCGCGCCGGTGGCGGACGCGCTGCATCACGCGCACCGGCACGGGGTCGTGCACCGCGACATCAAGCCGGCCAACCTGATGGAGCTGGTCGGCGGCGGCGTGAAGATCTGTGACTTCGGGATAGCCCGCCACGCCGATGCCACCGCAGGCCTCACCGCGCCCGGCACCGTGCTCGGCACGGCCGCCTACATGGCACCCGAGCAGTACGAGGGCAAGGACACCGGACCGGCCGGCGACCTGTACTCCTTCGGCGCCACCCTGCACGCGCTGCTCGTCGGCGGCCCGCCCTTCCCGGGCCCGTCGCTGCCCGCCTTCATGCGCCAGCACCTCACCCAGCCCCCGGCCCGCCTCACCGAACTCCGGCCCGGCATCCCCGCCGAGCTCGAACGGCTGGTCCTGGCGCTGCTCGCGAAGGACCCGGCCGACCGGCCCGTATCCGCCGCCGAGGCGAGCGACACGCTCAGGGCGGTCGCCGAGGGCCTGCGCCGGTCGGCGCTCTCGCCCGCGCCCCCGCCTTCGACGGACCGGGCCCGGCTCCTGCCGCTGCCACCGGCGCGGGAGGAGGCGCTCCGTTCCACGGCCGGTGACGTCTCCACCGAGGTCGAGTTCGTCAACCGGCGCAGCGAGACCGTACGGATCCACTGGCTCGACTACCAAGGCTCCCGCATCTTCTACCTGCAACTGGAGCCGGGCCAGTCCTACGTCCAGCAGACCTACGTCTCACATCCCTGGATCGTCACGGACACGGCGGCGACCCCGCTCGCGATCTTCCTGCCGACCGCAACGCCGAGCCGGGCCACCGTCTACTGACCGGGTCGGGCCGGTGGGTGGTATGCCGTCGAGTGGCTGGTCTGTCCCGGTTTCGGAAATTCGCATGCTGATTCCGGTTACGAAAGATCTGTTGACGACCCTGTGGGCCGGGACAAGACCGTGTCGCGGTCCCGCTCGATGCGAGGGGTGGCCCACTTGCCCTTCCCGCCGCGCTGACCGTGCACGCCTTCCACGCCTTCCACGCCGGGCAGTGGGAGCGCCAGCGTGACCTTCTTCGCGCCCCTGTGGGAGCCCACCGGGTTGCCGCTCTCGGGGGCCATCACCAGGCTGTTCCACGGCAATGACGAGCACACCCCGGTCGGCGTGCACAAGGACCGTTTCGCGACCTTCATGTTCGCGCTGGAGGGCCGCAAGCGGATGCGGTTCTGGCGGCAGCGGCCGTGGACCGAGCCGGTCACCACCGTGCTTGACTACCAGCCGTACCTGGAGAGCTCGTTCACCGCCGAGCCCGAGCCCGGCGACCTGTTGTACTGGCCCTGCGCCTACCACCACGTGGGCGAGAGTGTGGGCGGCGGCTCCGCGACCAGCGTCAACGTCGGCGTGCCGCGGGAGGCGCACCGCGCCGTGTACGACGTGGACGACCTGCTGCTCGGCCGGACGGCGGACGCGATGGTGGATCC from Kitasatospora sp. MMS16-BH015 encodes:
- a CDS encoding protein kinase, producing MYRGEVLGGKYLLEALIGRGGMGEVWSAHDRELDRPVAVKIVDADPGLTARLRREARTGARLQHVGITVVYDIGEHRGRPFFVMELLAGIDFQALIEASPTGLPVARVVELTAPVADALHHAHRHGVVHRDIKPANLMELVGGGVKICDFGIARHADATAGLTAPGTVLGTAAYMAPEQYEGKDTGPAGDLYSFGATLHALLVGGPPFPGPSLPAFMRQHLTQPPARLTELRPGIPAELERLVLALLAKDPADRPVSAAEASDTLRAVAEGLRRSALSPAPPPSTDRARLLPLPPAREEALRSTAGDVSTEVEFVNRRSETVRIHWLDYQGSRIFYLQLEPGQSYVQQTYVSHPWIVTDTAATPLAIFLPTATPSRATVY
- a CDS encoding JmjC domain-containing protein is translated as MTFFAPLWEPTGLPLSGAITRLFHGNDEHTPVGVHKDRFATFMFALEGRKRMRFWRQRPWTEPVTTVLDYQPYLESSFTAEPEPGDLLYWPCAYHHVGESVGGGSATSVNVGVPREAHRAVYDVDDLLLGRTADAMVDPDAGLVRPPAVTAPLSVPQPSADGALSERVSGRCAGRGDRACEVPTDGGPWAPRMRQPVTAARASDG